CCGCGAGGGTCATCATATCCACGGTAGCTTCAGTATGCCCTTCTCTTTCGAGAACTCCGCCGGAACGAGCACGTAAAGGAAACACATGTCCGGGCCTATGCAGATCCGCAGACTGTGCACCATCGGCAATAGCGGCCTTAACGGTTGTAACGCGATCAGCTGCGGAAACCCCGGTGGTAACACCTTCGGCAGCTTCAATAGTTATGGTGAACCCGGTCTGATAGCGACTGGAGTTGGATTCGACCATCATAGGCAGCTCAAGCTGCTCAATCTTCTCTTCGGTCAGGCAAAGACATACGATTCCGCTGCATTCACGGATCATCATGGCCATCTGCTCATCGCTGAGCTTTTCCGCAGAAAAGATGAGATCGCCTTCGTTCTCGCGACTTTCATTGTCAGACACAAGAATTCCACGACCTTC
The Marinifilum sp. JC120 DNA segment above includes these coding regions:
- the ribB gene encoding 3,4-dihydroxy-2-butanone-4-phosphate synthase; protein product: MNQNLLSQYGTPIERVEKGLQALREGRGILVSDNESRENEGDLIFSAEKLSDEQMAMMIRECSGIVCLCLTEEKIEQLELPMMVESNSSRYQTGFTITIEAAEGVTTGVSAADRVTTVKAAIADGAQSADLHRPGHVFPLRARSGGVLEREGHTEATVDMMTLAGLNPCGVLCELTNPDGTMARLPEIVEFGQKHDMPVLTVDDIINYRIQIAKKAS